One window of Pectobacterium carotovorum genomic DNA carries:
- the hpxZ gene encoding oxalurate catabolism protein HpxZ produces the protein MLPDDINQPDVLADVTAAFYRYEKALTGNDIAVLDELFWHDEKTVRYGAGENLYGIEEIRAFRLARPSAGLDRTLRNTVITAYGHDMAVASTEFTRTGSAKIGRQMQTWVRMPEGWRIVAAHVSLMSE, from the coding sequence ATGTTGCCTGACGATATCAATCAGCCGGATGTGCTGGCTGACGTGACCGCCGCGTTCTATCGCTATGAGAAAGCCTTAACGGGTAATGACATTGCGGTGCTGGATGAACTGTTCTGGCACGATGAAAAAACAGTGCGCTACGGTGCGGGAGAAAATCTGTACGGGATAGAGGAAATCCGAGCCTTTCGCCTCGCTCGCCCTTCTGCCGGTCTGGACAGAACGCTGCGTAATACGGTCATCACCGCTTATGGTCATGATATGGCCGTCGCCAGCACGGAATTTACCCGCACAGGCAGCGCGAAGATCGGCCGCCAAATGCAAACCTGGGTAAGAATGCCAGAAGGTTGGCGCATTGTCGCCGCCCACGTCAGCCTGATGAGTGAGTAA
- the proV gene encoding glycine betaine/L-proline ABC transporter ATP-binding protein ProV yields MAIKLEVKNLYKIFGEHPDRAFKLIDKGLSKDQVFEKTGLTVGVKDASLAIEEGEIFVIMGLSGSGKSTMVRLLNRLIEPTRGQVLIDGEDISKISDTALRDVRRKKISMVFQSFALMPHLNILNNTAFGMELAGVPKAEREQKALDALQQVGLEAYAASYPDELSGGMRQRVGLARALANDPDILLMDEAFSALDPLIRTEMQDELIKLQSRHQRTIVFISHDLDEAMRIGDRIAIMHGGEVIQVGTPDEILNNPANDYVRTFFRGVDISHVFSAKDIARRRPVTLIRKTPGVGPRSALKILQDEDRDYGYVLEGGKRFIGIVSIDSLKLALKEQQPLEQALLPEPVPVPADMSLNELISQVAQAPCAVPVIGENNEYIGIISKGMLLQALDKEGVTNE; encoded by the coding sequence ATGGCAATTAAACTTGAAGTAAAGAATCTTTATAAGATATTTGGCGAGCACCCAGACAGAGCATTTAAACTGATTGATAAAGGCCTGAGCAAAGATCAGGTATTTGAAAAAACAGGGCTTACTGTCGGGGTAAAAGATGCCAGTCTGGCCATTGAAGAAGGCGAGATATTTGTCATCATGGGATTATCCGGTTCCGGCAAATCAACCATGGTACGCCTTCTCAATCGTCTGATAGAACCCACTCGGGGTCAGGTACTGATCGATGGCGAGGATATCTCCAAGATATCCGATACCGCGCTGCGCGACGTGCGCCGCAAGAAGATCAGTATGGTGTTCCAATCCTTTGCGCTCATGCCGCATCTGAACATCCTCAACAATACCGCGTTTGGTATGGAACTGGCTGGCGTACCGAAAGCGGAACGTGAGCAAAAAGCGTTGGATGCCTTGCAACAGGTAGGGCTTGAAGCCTACGCGGCGTCTTACCCAGATGAGCTGTCCGGCGGGATGCGACAGCGTGTCGGTCTGGCGCGTGCGTTAGCAAACGACCCCGATATCCTGCTGATGGATGAAGCGTTCTCCGCGCTCGATCCGCTGATCCGTACTGAAATGCAGGATGAGTTGATCAAGCTCCAATCTCGTCATCAACGCACTATCGTCTTTATCTCGCACGATCTGGATGAAGCGATGCGCATCGGTGACCGGATTGCCATCATGCACGGTGGTGAAGTGATTCAGGTCGGTACACCCGATGAAATCCTGAATAACCCCGCCAATGACTATGTGCGCACCTTTTTCCGCGGTGTCGATATCAGCCACGTGTTTAGCGCCAAAGATATCGCCCGTCGTCGCCCGGTCACCTTGATTCGTAAAACCCCCGGCGTGGGGCCGCGTTCCGCGCTGAAGATCCTTCAGGATGAAGACCGTGATTACGGCTACGTGCTGGAAGGTGGGAAACGTTTCATTGGCATCGTGTCTATTGATTCACTGAAGCTGGCGCTGAAAGAGCAGCAGCCGCTGGAACAGGCGTTACTGCCCGAACCTGTTCCCGTGCCCGCAGATATGTCACTCAACGAGCTGATTTCTCAGGTCGCACAGGCTCCCTGTGCCGTCCCTGTCATCGGCGAGAACAATGAGTACATAGGCATCATTTCCAAAGGAATGCTGCTACAGGCACTGGATAAGGAAGGAGTGACCAATGAGTAA
- the proW gene encoding glycine betaine/L-proline ABC transporter permease ProW — translation MSKSTSNPWDATTAQNQTADQGTTPEQANDAQQNDPWAASSQNAPADSAPANDGATPDSATQSAPWSTGAPAQDAPANGGDAWSTSPAPDGSVDAAHQATQSGSDWLNSSAPATPEHFNLLDPFKDTLIPLDSWVTHGIDWVVLHFRPVFQGVRVPVDFILGGFQQFLLGMPAPIAILVFSLIAWQMSSLGMGVATLLSLIAIGAIGAWSQAMITLALVLTALFFCVLIGLPVGIWLARSERAAKFIRPLLDAMQTTPAFVYLVPIVMLFGIGNVPGVVVTIIFALPPIIRLTILGIRQVPADLIEAAESFGASPRQMLFKVQLPLAMPTIMAGVNQTLMLALSMVVIASMIAVGGLGQMVLRGIGRLDMGLAAVGGVGIVILAIILDRLTQSLGRDRRSKGNKSWYASGPISLLTRPFIKQ, via the coding sequence ATGAGTAAATCAACATCGAATCCGTGGGATGCGACCACGGCACAAAACCAGACGGCCGATCAAGGTACAACCCCTGAGCAGGCTAATGACGCACAGCAAAACGATCCGTGGGCGGCCAGCTCGCAAAACGCTCCAGCCGATTCTGCACCAGCAAATGATGGTGCTACGCCTGACAGTGCAACACAGAGCGCCCCTTGGTCCACTGGCGCGCCTGCTCAGGATGCCCCCGCCAACGGCGGCGATGCGTGGAGCACCTCACCGGCACCCGATGGTTCTGTCGATGCCGCGCATCAGGCTACGCAATCCGGCAGTGACTGGTTAAACAGCTCCGCCCCGGCGACGCCCGAGCATTTCAACCTGCTCGATCCGTTTAAAGACACGCTGATCCCGCTGGACAGCTGGGTCACCCACGGGATCGATTGGGTTGTGCTGCACTTCAGACCGGTCTTTCAGGGCGTTCGCGTCCCAGTTGATTTTATTCTGGGCGGTTTTCAACAATTCCTGCTGGGTATGCCAGCGCCGATTGCCATTCTGGTGTTTTCGCTGATTGCCTGGCAGATGTCCAGCCTCGGCATGGGCGTGGCTACCCTGTTGTCTCTCATTGCGATTGGCGCAATTGGTGCCTGGTCGCAGGCTATGATCACGTTAGCGCTGGTGCTGACTGCGCTGTTCTTCTGCGTGCTCATCGGGCTCCCCGTCGGGATCTGGCTGGCACGTAGCGAACGGGCTGCGAAGTTCATCCGGCCGCTGTTGGATGCCATGCAGACGACGCCCGCGTTCGTTTATTTGGTACCTATCGTCATGCTGTTCGGTATCGGTAATGTGCCGGGCGTCGTGGTGACCATTATCTTTGCCCTGCCGCCGATTATTCGCTTAACGATTCTGGGTATTCGTCAGGTACCAGCCGACCTGATTGAAGCCGCCGAGTCATTTGGTGCTAGCCCGCGCCAGATGCTGTTTAAGGTTCAGCTCCCGCTGGCCATGCCAACCATCATGGCAGGCGTTAACCAGACGCTGATGCTGGCACTGTCGATGGTGGTTATCGCCTCGATGATCGCCGTAGGCGGTCTGGGCCAGATGGTACTGCGCGGTATTGGTCGTCTGGATATGGGTCTGGCTGCCGTCGGTGGTGTCGGGATCGTCATTCTGGCCATTATTCTTGACCGCCTTACCCAGTCTCTGGGACGCGATCGCCGCAGCAAAGGCAACAAAAGCTGGTACGCCAGCGGCCCGATTAGCCTGCTGACCCGTCCTTTCATCAAGCAATAA
- a CDS encoding lactonase family protein, with product MFKHYQVFKKKSVAVLMGCAFLPAALWSMGAQAVTAVYVSAATDGAIDAYTLNTQSGELTAIGKAAAGAKVMPMAVSPDKSFLYAATRGIPYSAVSYKIDPKSGTLSPLGKAELPDSMAYISTDRTGKWLFSASYGGNKVAVNGIDKDGKVNASVATVVPTGEKAHSIIADRKNKFVFASNLGSDQIVQFRFDAKTGTLTPNEPAEITLPKGNGPRHLVLSPDNKTLYVSNELSGKVARLALNEKTGQLTLLDYTDTVPADAGMRAGTITPDKNSTDSRPQIWSADLRLTPNGQFLYVSERTKSTITLLRVEPKTGQLQYITRYPTETQPRGIQIDPSGKFLIASGEKSTSLSVYRINQDNGDLVRVGQFPTGKGANWVEIVNLP from the coding sequence ATGTTTAAGCATTATCAGGTGTTTAAGAAAAAAAGCGTTGCAGTGTTAATGGGATGTGCATTTCTTCCCGCGGCACTGTGGTCGATGGGCGCGCAGGCGGTCACGGCCGTCTACGTCTCTGCTGCCACTGATGGCGCTATTGATGCCTACACACTCAATACGCAAAGCGGCGAATTAACCGCTATTGGGAAAGCAGCCGCTGGCGCGAAAGTGATGCCGATGGCCGTTAGCCCGGATAAATCCTTCCTCTATGCCGCCACACGCGGTATTCCTTACTCGGCGGTTAGCTATAAAATCGATCCTAAAAGTGGGACGCTGAGCCCGTTAGGCAAAGCGGAATTGCCGGACAGCATGGCTTACATCTCGACGGACCGCACTGGAAAGTGGCTGTTCAGCGCCTCGTACGGCGGTAATAAAGTCGCGGTTAATGGCATTGATAAAGATGGCAAAGTGAACGCGAGTGTCGCCACCGTGGTGCCAACAGGCGAGAAGGCACACAGTATTATTGCCGATCGCAAAAATAAGTTCGTTTTTGCCAGCAACCTGGGCAGCGACCAAATCGTACAGTTCCGGTTTGATGCGAAAACCGGCACGCTGACGCCAAATGAACCAGCAGAAATTACGCTGCCTAAAGGAAACGGGCCGCGCCATCTGGTGTTATCACCCGATAATAAAACGCTCTATGTGAGCAATGAACTGTCTGGCAAAGTCGCGCGTCTGGCGCTGAATGAAAAGACGGGGCAGCTTACGTTACTGGATTACACGGACACCGTGCCAGCCGATGCGGGGATGCGAGCGGGAACCATTACGCCGGATAAAAATAGCACCGACAGCCGCCCACAGATATGGAGCGCTGATTTACGTCTGACGCCAAATGGACAATTCCTGTACGTATCGGAACGCACCAAAAGCACGATTACGCTGCTGCGGGTAGAACCGAAAACCGGACAACTGCAATACATTACGCGCTACCCGACAGAAACGCAGCCGCGCGGCATTCAGATCGATCCAAGCGGGAAATTCCTGATCGCCAGCGGTGAAAAATCGACGTCGTTGTCGGTGTATCGTATCAATCAGGATAACGGGGATTTAGTGCGAGTCGGGCAATTCCCGACCGGAAAAGGGGCGAACTGGGTTGAAATCGTCAACCTGCCGTAA
- the proX gene encoding glycine betaine/L-proline ABC transporter substrate-binding protein ProX — translation MRNTTLWATALTTALLSTQVYAADTAQPGKGISVIPVQSTISEETFQTLLVSRALEKLGYDVQSPREVDYNVAYTSIASGDATFIAVNWDPLHADQYKAAGGDAKFYRQGEYVSGAAQGYLIDKKTAEKYKITNIAQLKDPKIAKLFDTNGDGKADLTGCTPGWGCEAAINHHLPAYGLTDTVEHNQGNYAAMIADTITRYKEGKPILYYTWTPYWVSDVLVPGRDVVWLQVPFSSQPGEMKDVSTKLPNGADYGFPVNTMKIAANKAWAEKNPAAAKLFAIMKLPIADVNAQNLRMHEGQGSQKDIERHVDGWIKAHQQLFDGWVKTAADAAK, via the coding sequence ATGCGTAACACCACACTTTGGGCCACCGCCCTGACTACCGCCCTGTTGAGTACGCAGGTTTACGCCGCAGACACTGCGCAACCTGGTAAAGGTATTTCCGTTATTCCGGTGCAAAGCACCATCTCCGAGGAAACGTTCCAGACGCTGCTGGTCAGCCGAGCGTTGGAAAAGCTAGGCTATGACGTGCAATCCCCCCGTGAAGTGGACTACAACGTGGCCTACACCTCGATCGCCTCCGGCGATGCAACGTTTATCGCGGTTAACTGGGACCCGCTGCACGCCGACCAGTACAAAGCCGCTGGCGGGGATGCGAAATTCTACCGTCAGGGTGAATATGTCTCCGGTGCCGCTCAGGGTTACCTGATCGACAAAAAAACGGCTGAAAAATATAAAATCACTAATATTGCGCAGCTAAAAGATCCGAAAATTGCCAAGCTGTTTGATACCAACGGCGACGGTAAAGCCGACCTGACGGGCTGTACGCCGGGCTGGGGATGTGAAGCCGCCATCAACCACCACCTTCCTGCCTATGGCTTAACCGACACGGTAGAACATAATCAGGGTAACTATGCAGCGATGATTGCCGATACCATCACCCGTTATAAAGAAGGCAAGCCGATTCTGTACTACACGTGGACGCCGTACTGGGTGAGTGATGTGCTGGTTCCGGGACGTGACGTAGTCTGGTTGCAGGTACCTTTCTCTTCTCAACCGGGTGAAATGAAAGATGTCAGCACCAAGCTGCCAAACGGTGCCGACTATGGCTTCCCCGTTAACACGATGAAGATTGCCGCGAATAAAGCCTGGGCCGAGAAAAACCCAGCAGCGGCGAAGCTGTTCGCTATCATGAAGCTGCCGATTGCGGATGTGAATGCGCAGAACCTACGTATGCACGAAGGTCAGGGTTCACAGAAGGATATCGAACGTCATGTTGATGGCTGGATCAAAGCCCACCAGCAGCTGTTTGACGGCTGGGTGAAAACCGCTGCCGATGCCGCGAAATAA